A stretch of the Flavobacterium sp. 5 genome encodes the following:
- a CDS encoding type IX secretion system membrane protein PorP/SprF yields the protein MKNIYYLLTIGILLLSSSIMAQNANNFAFYRNQMTIINPAYAGVDNQTVAALSFRTQWTGIEDSPRSQAGFLATPIAKNLGFGVSVFNEKTFVEKQTSIAIDLSYLVKLNEETNLYFGIKAGGNSFVVNTSGLELYSVGVDPAFGSVKSSFTPNVGVGALLKNEKYFLSISAPKLISFKDVKNVDGYALVSTNRPQLYASAGYDFNLNPSGTLILKPSFMARFITAAPVSVDINTMLSINDIFEVGGLYRTTGAVAAMASVTVSKKLCIGFAYEITTKAELASAKNTNEFLLQYKF from the coding sequence ATGAAAAATATATACTATCTACTAACAATTGGAATATTATTGTTGAGTAGTTCTATAATGGCCCAAAATGCAAATAATTTTGCATTTTATAGAAATCAAATGACTATTATCAATCCCGCTTATGCAGGGGTTGATAATCAAACGGTTGCTGCTTTATCTTTTAGGACGCAGTGGACTGGTATTGAGGATTCTCCACGATCGCAAGCTGGTTTTCTTGCGACTCCTATTGCTAAAAATTTAGGTTTTGGAGTTTCTGTATTTAATGAAAAAACATTCGTTGAAAAACAAACTTCAATTGCAATCGATTTATCGTATTTGGTAAAATTAAATGAAGAAACCAATTTGTATTTTGGTATTAAAGCAGGTGGTAATTCTTTTGTAGTAAATACTTCAGGTTTAGAACTTTATTCGGTTGGAGTAGATCCTGCCTTTGGTTCTGTAAAAAGTTCTTTTACACCAAATGTTGGAGTTGGTGCTTTACTAAAGAATGAAAAATACTTTTTGTCAATTTCTGCGCCAAAACTTATCTCATTCAAAGATGTTAAAAATGTGGATGGATATGCATTGGTTAGTACCAATAGACCTCAGTTATATGCTAGTGCGGGTTATGATTTTAACTTAAATCCTTCTGGAACCTTAATTTTAAAACCTTCTTTTATGGCTAGATTTATAACTGCTGCACCAGTTTCAGTTGATATAAATACTATGCTGTCAATAAATGATATTTTCGAAGTTGGTGGATTGTATAGAACTACTGGAGCAGTTGCAGCAATGGCAAGTGTTACTGTTAGTAAAAAGCTTTGTATTGGTTTTGCTTATGAAATTACTACAAAAGCAGAATTGGCAAGTGCTAAGAACACAAATGAGTTTTTATTACAATATAAATTTTAA
- a CDS encoding putative Ig domain-containing protein: MKKITLIIFLLIFSFGYSQDPSVGPANPVARNAWDVKSLYGDMYTNESGVAFATWAANMVGDITLDDGNVVKKFTSYLYSGIQEGTGDLDVSAMPTLHIDLYSPGFTAFSLKLEDTSGHARELDVPGTRIQSGWNSYDIDLSTYASVVDLAHLRWIVPVTWTPPGETVYIDNVYFFRPATSSTPTAPSNLSYGGTQSFIINQAITAVMPTVSGNPAPTFTINPALPAGLSLNSTTGVISGTPSALSTSTDYTVTATNTEGSTTATVNITVVVAPILPAAPTPTARNSGDVVSLFSSAYTDIPGTDFRPDWGQSTGLAKPLFSGDEVLEYSNLNYEGIAPATSINGSTFNKIHIDIWSTNVASLRFVPISNTPFDDNKGIILTLVPNQWNSFDIDLTSATFAGLGIADIFQFKIDQPATVGGTIDIDNFYFYREASSDTAPSNLSYGGTKTFIINQAITGVTPTVSGSPVPTFGINPALPAGLNFNSATGEITGTPTALSVATDYVVTATNSVGSIAVNVNIAVVVTPALPVVPTPLVRNSSDVKSLYSDSYANEPGVFFPGWGATTEADVTFDDGNVVKKYANHNLSGIQAGTGDLDVSAMTKMHIDVYSPDFTSFRVKLEEVSGTAVDLEVPAAKAQGAWNSYDLDLSTYSGVDLTHLRWVVLYSDNASLYFDNVYFYKESVSSAPSDLTYGGAQNFTINQAITAVTPTVTGNPAPTFTVNPTLPVGLNLDMTTGTISGTPTALSAATDYTVTATNSAGSTTATLNIAVVAASVNPAAPTPPARNSGDVVSLFSGAYADVSGTDFRPEWGQSTALTRPLFGGDEVLEYSNLNYEGIVPSAHINGSNFNKIHLDIWSADVASIRFVPISNTPFDDNKGITLTLVPNQWNSFDIDLTSATFAGLGIADIYQFKIDQPATVGGTIDIDNFYFYRDASVTPISPSDLTYGSAKSFLINEAITVVTPTVTGNPAPTFTVNPTLPAGLNLDITTGTISGTPTALSAATDYTVTVTNSAGSTTATVNIVVVAAPVHPAAPTPPARNSGDVISLFSGAYADVSGTDFRPGWGQTTVLTRPLFGGDEVLEYSNLNYEGIVPSAHINGSNFNKIHLDIWSADVASIRFVPISNTPFDDNKGITLTLVPNQWNSFDIDLTSATFAGLGIVDIYQFKIDQPAIVGGTIDIDNFYFYRDALVTPISPSDLTYGGAKSYIVNEAITVVTPTVTGNPAPTFTVNPTLPAGLNLDITTGTISGTPTALSATTDYTVTATNSAGSTTATVNIVVVAAPVHPAAPTPPARNSGDVISLFSGAYADVSGTDFRPGWGQTTVLTRPLFGGDEVLEYSNLNYEGIVPSAHINGSNFNKIHLDIWSADVASIRFVPISNTPFDDNKGITLTLVPNQWNSFDIDLTSATFAGLGIADIYQFKIDQPATVGGTIDIDNFYFYRSATSTVAPTFGAFTIPQKIVGDASFQIVSPISNSTGAFTYSSSNVAVATVSGNMITIVGAGDSIITANQAADANYTAGSTTATFSVNAAVTTEAPSNLSYGSSKTFIINQAISTVTPTVSGNPVPTFEINPTLPEGLSFNTTTGVITGTPTALSSATDYTVTATNSAGSTTAIVSIQVSNDGHDSGVLKIAQGFSPNGDSINDFWIIGNIESHPFTKVSVYNKNGGEVYNSSNYQNDWNGEYKNTGKIVAAGSYFYQIDLNGDGSIDNQGWIYIAN, encoded by the coding sequence ATGAAAAAAATTACATTAATCATTTTCCTTTTGATTTTTTCATTTGGATATTCGCAAGACCCTTCTGTAGGGCCTGCAAATCCCGTAGCAAGAAATGCATGGGATGTAAAATCACTATATGGTGATATGTATACCAATGAGTCTGGCGTAGCTTTCGCAACCTGGGCAGCAAATATGGTTGGCGATATCACTTTAGATGATGGAAATGTTGTAAAGAAATTTACAAGTTATCTTTATTCAGGTATCCAAGAAGGTACTGGAGATCTTGATGTCTCAGCAATGCCAACATTGCATATTGACCTTTATTCGCCAGGTTTTACAGCATTTTCGCTTAAATTAGAGGATACTAGTGGCCATGCTCGTGAGCTTGATGTTCCAGGTACAAGAATACAAAGTGGTTGGAATTCTTATGATATAGATTTAAGCACCTATGCCTCTGTTGTTGATTTAGCGCATTTAAGATGGATTGTCCCTGTTACTTGGACACCTCCTGGGGAAACTGTTTATATTGATAATGTATATTTCTTCAGACCAGCTACTTCATCTACACCTACGGCACCATCTAATTTAAGTTATGGAGGTACTCAAAGTTTTATAATAAATCAAGCTATTACTGCGGTAATGCCTACGGTTTCTGGAAATCCTGCACCAACTTTTACAATAAATCCGGCTCTACCAGCAGGATTGAGCCTTAATTCTACAACTGGTGTGATTTCAGGAACTCCATCTGCATTGAGTACATCTACAGATTATACAGTAACTGCAACAAATACTGAAGGCTCTACAACTGCAACAGTTAATATTACTGTTGTTGTGGCTCCAATACTTCCGGCTGCTCCAACACCTACAGCTAGAAATTCTGGGGATGTGGTTTCATTGTTTAGTAGTGCTTATACAGATATTCCAGGAACTGACTTTAGACCAGACTGGGGACAATCTACGGGATTGGCTAAACCATTATTTAGTGGAGATGAAGTATTAGAGTATTCTAATCTAAATTATGAAGGAATCGCTCCAGCAACTTCTATTAACGGTTCTACTTTTAATAAAATTCATATTGATATTTGGTCAACAAATGTTGCTTCATTACGATTTGTTCCAATTTCTAACACTCCTTTTGATGATAACAAAGGAATCATTTTAACATTAGTTCCTAATCAATGGAATAGTTTTGATATTGATTTGACTTCGGCTACTTTTGCCGGTTTAGGAATAGCGGATATATTCCAATTTAAGATAGATCAGCCAGCTACTGTTGGAGGTACAATTGATATAGATAATTTCTATTTCTATAGAGAAGCATCTTCAGATACAGCACCTAGCAACTTGAGTTATGGAGGAACAAAAACTTTTATAATTAATCAAGCTATCACTGGGGTAACTCCTACGGTTTCAGGAAGTCCTGTGCCAACATTTGGCATAAATCCAGCTTTACCAGCAGGATTAAATTTTAACTCGGCGACAGGTGAAATTACGGGAACACCAACAGCATTGAGCGTTGCTACAGATTATGTGGTTACTGCAACAAATTCTGTGGGTTCTATAGCCGTTAATGTTAATATAGCAGTTGTTGTGACTCCTGCACTTCCAGTAGTTCCAACACCTCTGGTTAGAAATTCATCAGATGTGAAATCACTATATAGTGATAGTTATGCTAATGAACCAGGAGTGTTTTTTCCAGGTTGGGGAGCAACTACAGAAGCTGATGTCACTTTTGATGATGGAAATGTTGTGAAAAAATATGCAAATCACAATTTGTCAGGTATTCAGGCAGGTACAGGAGATCTTGATGTTTCTGCAATGACAAAAATGCATATTGATGTCTATTCACCAGATTTTACATCATTTAGAGTTAAACTGGAAGAGGTTAGCGGGACCGCTGTTGATTTAGAGGTTCCAGCTGCAAAAGCGCAAGGTGCATGGAATTCTTATGATTTAGATTTAAGTACCTATTCTGGTGTTGATTTAACACATTTAAGATGGGTTGTTCTTTATAGTGATAATGCTTCTTTGTATTTTGACAATGTTTATTTCTATAAAGAATCAGTTTCAAGCGCACCATCTGATTTGACTTATGGAGGTGCTCAAAACTTTACAATTAACCAAGCTATTACTGCGGTAACTCCTACAGTTACAGGAAATCCTGCGCCAACTTTTACTGTAAATCCAACTTTACCAGTAGGATTAAATTTAGATATGACAACTGGTACAATCTCAGGAACTCCAACAGCATTGAGTGCAGCTACAGATTATACAGTTACTGCAACAAATTCTGCTGGTTCTACAACTGCAACACTTAATATTGCTGTTGTTGCAGCTTCTGTTAACCCAGCCGCTCCAACACCTCCAGCTAGAAATTCAGGAGATGTGGTTTCATTATTTTCTGGTGCCTATGCTGATGTTTCAGGAACTGACTTCCGACCAGAATGGGGTCAATCTACAGCATTAACAAGACCATTATTTGGAGGAGATGAGGTATTAGAATATTCTAATTTAAATTACGAAGGAATCGTGCCTTCTGCTCACATTAATGGTTCAAATTTTAATAAAATTCACCTTGATATTTGGTCAGCAGATGTTGCCTCAATACGATTTGTTCCAATTTCTAACACTCCGTTTGATGATAATAAAGGAATCACTTTAACCTTAGTTCCTAACCAATGGAATAGTTTCGATATTGATTTAACTTCGGCTACTTTTGCTGGTTTAGGAATAGCGGATATATACCAATTTAAGATAGATCAACCAGCTACAGTTGGAGGTACAATCGATATAGACAATTTTTATTTTTATAGAGATGCTTCAGTAACACCTATTTCACCATCTGATTTGACTTATGGAAGTGCTAAATCTTTTTTAATTAATGAAGCTATTACTGTAGTAACTCCTACAGTTACAGGAAACCCTGCGCCAACTTTTACTGTAAATCCAACTTTACCAGCAGGATTAAATTTAGACATAACAACTGGTACAATCTCAGGAACACCAACAGCATTGAGCGCAGCTACAGATTATACAGTTACTGTAACAAATTCTGCAGGTTCAACAACAGCGACAGTTAACATTGTAGTTGTTGCAGCTCCGGTTCATCCAGCCGCTCCGACACCTCCGGCTAGAAATTCAGGAGATGTAATTTCATTATTTTCGGGTGCTTATGCTGATGTTTCAGGAACTGACTTCCGACCAGGATGGGGTCAAACTACAGTATTGACAAGACCATTATTTGGAGGAGATGAGGTATTAGAGTATTCTAATTTGAATTACGAAGGAATCGTGCCTTCTGCTCACATTAATGGTTCTAATTTTAATAAAATTCACCTTGATATTTGGTCAGCAGATGTTGCCTCAATACGATTTGTTCCAATTTCTAACACTCCGTTTGATGATAATAAAGGAATCACTTTAACATTAGTTCCTAACCAATGGAATAGTTTTGATATTGATTTGACTTCGGCCACTTTTGCTGGTTTAGGAATAGTGGATATATATCAATTTAAGATAGATCAGCCAGCTATTGTTGGAGGTACAATCGATATAGACAATTTTTATTTTTATAGAGATGCTTTGGTAACACCTATTTCACCATCTGATTTGACTTATGGAGGTGCTAAATCTTATATAGTTAATGAAGCTATTACTGTAGTAACTCCTACAGTTACAGGAAACCCTGCGCCAACTTTTACTGTAAATCCAACTTTACCAGCAGGATTAAATTTAGACATAACAACTGGTACAATCTCAGGAACACCAACAGCATTGAGCGCAACTACAGATTATACAGTTACTGCAACAAATTCTGCAGGTTCAACAACAGCGACAGTTAACATTGTAGTTGTTGCAGCTCCGGTTCATCCAGCCGCTCCGACACCTCCGGCTAGAAATTCAGGAGATGTAATTTCATTATTTTCGGGTGCTTATGCTGATGTTTCAGGAACTGACTTCCGACCAGGATGGGGTCAAACTACAGTATTGACAAGACCATTATTTGGAGGAGATGAGGTATTAGAGTATTCTAATTTGAATTACGAAGGAATCGTGCCTTCTGCTCACATTAATGGTTCTAATTTTAATAAAATTCACCTTGATATTTGGTCAGCAGATGTTGCCTCAATACGATTTGTTCCAATTTCTAACACTCCGTTTGATGATAATAAAGGAATCACTTTAACATTAGTTCCTAACCAATGGAATAGTTTTGATATTGATTTGACTTCGGCCACTTTTGCTGGTTTAGGAATAGCGGATATATACCAATTTAAGATAGATCAGCCAGCTACTGTTGGAGGTACAATCGATATAGATAATTTCTACTTCTATAGATCTGCAACTTCAACTGTTGCTCCTACTTTTGGCGCATTCACTATTCCTCAAAAAATAGTAGGCGATGCTTCTTTTCAAATTGTTTCTCCAATAAGTAATAGCACAGGAGCTTTTACGTATAGTAGTTCTAATGTAGCTGTTGCAACGGTGAGTGGCAATATGATTACTATTGTAGGTGCTGGGGATTCAATTATTACTGCTAATCAAGCAGCAGATGCTAATTATACTGCCGGTAGTACAACTGCTACTTTTTCAGTAAATGCAGCAGTAACGACTGAAGCACCATCCAATTTGAGTTATGGAAGTTCTAAAACTTTTATAATCAATCAAGCTATAAGCACAGTGACACCTACTGTTTCTGGAAACCCTGTACCAACTTTTGAAATAAATCCAACTTTGCCAGAGGGATTAAGTTTTAATACAACAACAGGTGTAATTACGGGAACACCAACAGCATTGAGTTCAGCTACAGATTATACTGTTACTGCTACAAATTCTGCTGGTTCTACAACAGCAATAGTTTCTATTCAAGTTAGCAATGATGGTCATGATTCGGGAGTACTTAAAATTGCACAAGGATTTTCTCCAAACGGAGATTCTATAAACGATTTTTGGATTATTGGAAATATTGAAAGCCATCCTTTTACTAAAGTTAGTGTTTACAACAAAAATGGAGGAGAAGTTTATAATTCATCTAATTATCAAAATGATTGGAATGGAGAATACAAAAACACTGGAAAAATTGTTGCGGCAGGATCTTATTTTTATCAAATTGATTTAAATGGTGATGGTTCAATTGATAATCAAGGGTGGATTTATATCGCCAATTAA
- a CDS encoding S10 family peptidase — translation MKKTLFLLLLAGLINISYAQESDSKPKQTKADAKEEHSAANLVFNPDQNIITEHTTTIKGQKVSYKATTGTMPVWDEDGKAIAGLFYTYYERSDVKDRASRPLVISFNGGPGSASVWMQIAYTGPSLLNIDEEGYPLQPYGIKENPYSILDVADIVFVNPVNTAYSRATSKEIPTAKFFGINADIKYLADWIGGFVTRTNRWASPKYLIGESYGTTRVSGLALQLQNNQWMYLNGVILVSPTTLGITRGVAADGALKLPYFAATAWYHKMLSPDLQNKDLTEMLPEVEDFTINELLPSLSKGGSLDEQKRKEIAIKIARYSGISEKVVMQNNLDVPYNYFWKELLRDKGFTVGRLDSRYKGIDRKDAGGEPDFNAELTSWLHSFTPAINMYIRNDLNYKTDFKYNMFGSVYPWDNSGDATGENLRQAMAQNPYLNVMVQSGYYDGACDYFNSKYNLWQMDPSGKLKDRMSWKGYRSGHMMYLRKKDLETANEDIREFIKHSMPKAGEPAKY, via the coding sequence ATGAAAAAAACATTATTTTTATTACTCTTAGCTGGGCTTATTAATATCTCTTATGCTCAGGAATCAGACTCTAAGCCTAAACAAACAAAAGCTGATGCAAAAGAAGAACATTCAGCTGCTAATCTTGTTTTTAATCCTGATCAAAATATTATTACAGAACATACTACCACTATAAAAGGCCAAAAAGTTTCCTATAAAGCGACGACAGGTACAATGCCTGTATGGGACGAAGACGGAAAAGCAATTGCAGGATTATTTTATACCTATTATGAACGTTCTGATGTTAAAGACCGTGCTTCACGTCCACTGGTAATTTCTTTCAATGGCGGTCCAGGTTCTGCTTCAGTTTGGATGCAAATTGCTTACACAGGTCCTAGCCTATTGAATATAGATGAAGAAGGATATCCTTTACAGCCATACGGAATCAAGGAAAACCCTTATTCTATATTGGATGTTGCCGATATTGTTTTTGTAAATCCAGTTAACACCGCCTACTCCAGAGCAACCAGTAAAGAAATACCAACAGCTAAGTTTTTTGGTATAAATGCTGACATTAAATACTTAGCCGATTGGATTGGGGGATTTGTAACCCGCACGAATCGCTGGGCTTCGCCTAAATATCTTATTGGCGAAAGTTATGGTACAACCCGTGTTTCTGGACTGGCGCTACAATTACAAAATAATCAATGGATGTATCTGAATGGAGTTATATTAGTTTCTCCTACAACATTGGGAATAACGCGCGGAGTAGCTGCTGATGGAGCTCTTAAACTACCTTATTTTGCAGCTACAGCGTGGTATCATAAAATGCTAAGCCCAGACTTACAGAATAAAGATTTAACGGAAATGCTTCCAGAAGTAGAAGATTTTACAATCAATGAACTCCTTCCATCATTAAGTAAAGGTGGCTCACTTGACGAGCAGAAAAGAAAAGAAATAGCCATTAAGATAGCCCGTTATTCTGGTATCTCCGAAAAAGTAGTTATGCAAAATAATCTGGATGTGCCTTATAATTATTTCTGGAAAGAATTGTTGCGTGATAAAGGGTTTACCGTAGGAAGACTCGATTCTCGTTATAAAGGAATTGATCGCAAAGATGCTGGTGGAGAACCTGATTTTAATGCCGAATTAACTTCATGGCTGCATTCTTTCACTCCCGCAATCAATATGTATATTCGTAATGATTTGAATTATAAAACTGACTTCAAATACAATATGTTTGGTTCTGTTTACCCATGGGATAATTCAGGGGATGCAACTGGTGAGAATCTGCGTCAGGCTATGGCACAAAATCCTTATTTAAATGTTATGGTACAATCTGGATATTATGATGGTGCTTGCGACTATTTCAATTCAAAATACAATTTATGGCAAATGGATCCTAGCGGAAAACTAAAAGACAGGATGAGTTGGAAAGGATATCGCAGTGGACACATGATGTATTTAAGAAAAAAAGATTTAGAAACTGCAAATGAAGACATTAGAGAATTCATAAAACATTCAATGCCTAAAGCAGGAGAACCAGCAAAATATTAA